A single Cottoperca gobio chromosome 5, fCotGob3.1, whole genome shotgun sequence DNA region contains:
- the b4galnt1b gene encoding beta-1,4 N-acetylgalactosaminyltransferase 1, whose protein sequence is MRSLRKTVLLAILVSVVLVLALLHSWPTRAYTTVDVWQRTGSVLERHLEERLPDPDHGLGNIPFHLRDSVASLLARNGCICEGESGGVNLPFAQLLFPRVSAHPLHTAFGASELEEMKRRRAKEYKSFQKRSQTSADVLIIAEANNPLQYPTQGVELRPLRTIIIPGLALHDLPRDHYSINITATLGMLNVAAEVDGVKIKGDGEMHMTLSSSLLPNLNRQLQFVTYTNTLFHPSTADTVQFETEGHQASFSIKIHHGVTPKLYNTGSKGEYNVSALVTIATKTFLRYEKLQDLIDSVRRYYPTVTIVIADDSQIPKTISGPHIEHYIMPFGKGWFAGRNLAVSQVTTKYVLWVDDDFIFTANTKLEKLVDVLERTTLDLVGGAVREATGYTSTYRQTISIESGEEDGDCLHMRRGFHHVIQGFPNCVVTDGVINFFLARTDKVQQVGFDPRLARVAHLEFFIDGLGSLHVGSCDDVIVNHATKIKLPWVSQSESDKTYAKFRYPPASSDATHTKNGLLFFKNRFQCLTHN, encoded by the exons ATGCGCTCCCTGAGAAAGACGGTGTTGCTCGCCATCCTGGTGTCTGTCGTGTTGGTGCTGGCCCTCCTCCATTCGTGGCCCACTCGGGCTTACACCACAGTAGATGTGTGGCAACGAACTGGGTCAGTTTTAGAGAGGCATCTGGAGGAGAGGCTCCCAGATCCAGATCACGGATTAGGCAATATCCCCTTTCACTTGAGGGACAGTGTGGCAAG CTTGTTGGCACGTAACGGATGCATATGTGAGGGTGAGAGTGGAGGAGTAAACTTGCCCTTCGCCCAACTCTTGTTCCCGCGGGTGTCAGCTCACCCGCTGCACACCGCCTTTGGGGCTTCTGAGCTGGAGGAAATGAAGCGGAGACGCGCCAAAGAGTACAAGAGTTTCCAGAAGAG GTCACAGACATCTGCAGATGTTCTCATTATTGCAGAGGCTAACAATCCCTTACAGTATCCAACACAGGGGGTGGAGCTACGACCCCTGAGAACAATCATCATCCCAG GCTTGGCCTTACACGACCTTCCCAGAGACCACTACTCA ATAAACATCACTGCCACGCTGGGAATGCTGAATGTGGCAGCGGAGGTGGACGGGGTGAAAATTAAAGGTGATGGCGAGATGCACATGACTTTGTCAAGCAGCCTCCTGCCGAACCTGAACCGACAGCTGCAGTTTGTcacctacacaaacacactgttccaccccAGCACAGCAGACACAG tTCAGTTTGAGACGGAGGGACATCAAGCCAGCTTCAGTATCAAGATTCATCACGGTGTCACACCCAAACTATATAACACAGGATCCAAAGGAG AGTACAACGTCAGTGCCCTTGTTACCATAGCTACGAAGACGTTCTTGCGTTATGAAAAGCTTCAAGATCTTATCGACAGCGTGAGGAGATACTATCCTACCGTCACCATAGTAATCGCAGATGACAGCCAAATTCCCAAAACCATCTCTGGGCCTCACATCGAACATTACATCATGCCTTTTGGAAAG GGTTGGTTTGCTGGACGAAATCTGGCCGTCTCTCAGGTGACCACTAAGTACGTGCTGTGGGTGGATGACGACTTCATCTTCACGGCCAATACCAAGCTGGAGAAACTGGTGGATGTTTTAGAGAGAACCACTCTGGATCTG gtggGCGGGGCAGTGCGGGAGGCCACAGGTTACACTTCCACCTACAGACAGACCATCTCCATTGAGTCGGGGGAAGAGGATGGTGACTGTTTACACATGAGGAGAGGATTTCATCACGTCATCCAAGGGTTCCCCAACTGTGTTGTGACTGACGGGGTCATTAACTTCTTCCTGGCTCGCACCGACAAAGTGCAGCAGGTCGGCTTTGACCCGCGCCTCGCCAGGGTAGCTCACCTAG agtTTTTCATCGATGGCCTGGGATCTCTCCATGTGGGCTCTTGTGACGACGTCATTGTCAATCATGCGACTAAAATCAAACTCCCCTgggtcagccaatcagagagcgaCAAGACTTACGCCAAGTTTCGTTACCCGCCGGCCTCCTCTGACGCCACACACACGAAAAACGGCCTCCTGTTCTTCAAGAACCGATTTCAGTGTTTGACTCATAATTAG
- the os9 gene encoding protein OS-9, whose translation MRRESIMAASLVQWLNKLYVFLLICPLCVPAFLNLEELNEMKYGIQILPDPVMLGQTKAEEVMMVSSKYKQLYECRLPAQAVRFHQDPASEPDSQGYTGPDIPDLLSPMHNAQCLVKTKDWWTYEFCHGQHIRQYHLEDTEIKGEILFLGHYESEFDWSNETAKASKQHRLKRYHSQTYVNGSKCDLNGNPRETEVRFVCEEGSGDYIVRVDEPQSCRYVLTVHTSRTCQHPFLRPPSTAKPQSIVCQPALSAQQYMDYVKAQVSDTKRKVEQISEELRSLDEMLAGNEGADGAVEVTAEETSPAPSDDLYQADKEDTADLSEDAGSEEAEDSDFWEGVTKPGSSKTTASQREHEAADDGYNSFTDNEVIDDGDEVEKFNFKIITDPADLMKFVQHLKESNRKKAQNQAKSREEKPAKSGSVTEKLGEEEKDEDERLLQEFEDEMSDLSVPSDKIEEIKEEMQKEFDNIIHEAQQELETEGLKGEFDRTQATQTLETTLDKLLDHLEDKDMQDPEQQTAGVQRASDPTRGSPSLAPKQPDQAADDHVKIKITKYKTGSSPDGEVKVQEMGEGDPQWQHIKDVVKEQLEKAGLKAEGKIEVKILTRKNAEETGDQWLTEEDTKSFRELLINLLTGGTEEVYKEQKRQQELENNYRFVWGESQEESQSTSTSDSDDVDI comes from the exons ATGAGGAGAGAGTCAATCATGGCTGCTTCCTTGGTACAATGGCTAAACAAATTGTACGTTTTCTTGTTGATATGTCCCCTCTGTGTCCCAGCCTTCTTGAATTTAGAAGAGCTGAATGAGATGAAATATGGGATTCAAATTCTTCCCGATCCCGTCATGTTGGGCCAG ACTAAGGCAGAGGAGGTTATGATGGTGTCCAGTAAGTACAAGCAGCTGTATGAATGTCGACTTCCAGCCCAGGCCGTCCGGTTTCATCAGGACCCTGCCTCTGAACCTGACTCACAAGGGTACACCGGGCCTGACATCCCAGACCTACTCAGTCCAATGCACAATGCCCAATGTCTAGTGAAG ACGAAGGACTGGTGGACGTATGAGTTCTGTCATGGTCAGCACATCAGACAGTACCACCTTGAAG acACAGAAATCAAAGGGGAAATTCTCTTCCTAGGTCATTATGAATCTGAATTTGATTGGAGCAATGAAACCGCAAAG GCCTCCAAACAGCACAGGCTGAAGCGCTACCACAGTCAGACCTATGTAAATGGCTCAAAGTGTGACCTGAATGGGAATCCCAGAGAGACTGAAGTCCGG tttgtgtgtgaagaagGCTCGGGTGACTATATCGTCCGAGTGGATGAGCCTCAGTCGTGCCGCTATGTGCTGACAGTTCACACCAGTCGTACCTGCCAGCATCCATTCCTGCGGCCTCCATCCACTGCCAAGCCCCAGAGTATCGTGTGCCAGCCAGCACTAAGTGCCCAACAGTACATGGATTACGTCAAGGCTCAAGTCT CGGACACAAAGCGTAAAGTAGAGCAGATCTCAGAGGAGCTGAGGAGTCTTGATGAGATGCTGGCTGGTAATGAAGGGGCAGATGGAGCAGTGGAAGTAACCGCAGAAGAGACATCACCTGCACCCAGTGATGACCTATACCAGGCAGACAAAGAAG ACACTGCTGATTTATCTGAGGACGCCGGGTCAGAGGAGGCAGAAGATTCTGACTTCTGGGAGGGAGTTACAAAGCCAGGGAGTTCAAAAACAACTGCTTCTCAAAGGGAGCATGAG GCAGCAGATGACGGCTATAACTCATTTACAGACAATGAAGTCATAGATGATGGCGATGAAG TTGAAAAATTCAACTTTAAAATCATCACTGACCCAGCAGACCTGATGAAATTTGTCCAACATCTCAAAGAGAGTAACAGGAAG aaagcACAAAACCAAGCCAAAAGTCGAGAAGAGAAACCGGCAAAGAGCGGCAGCGTAACGGAGAAGCTAGGCgaggaagagaaagatgaagatgaacGCCTGCTGCAGGAGTTTGAGGATGAGATGTCCGACCTCTCAGTGCCCTCTGATAAGATTGAAGAGATAAAGGAGGAAATGCAGAaggagtttgacaacatcatacATGAG GCTCAGCAGGAGTTAGAGACAGAAGGTCTAAAAGGGGAGTTTGATCGCACCCAGGCAACACAGACACTGGAGACGACGCTGGACAAGCTTCTTGATCATTTGGAGGATAAAGACATGCAGGATCCAGAGCAGCAAACAGCTGGAGTTCAAAGAGCCAGTGACCCCACCAGGGGCAGCCCCAGCCTGGCTCCGAAGCAGCCAG ACCAAGCGGCTGACGACCATGTTAAGATCAAAATTACTAAGTATAAGACGGGCAGCAGCCCTGATGGGGAGGTCAAAGTTCAGGAGATGGGCGAAGGAGACCCCCAGTGGCAGCACATAAAGGACGTGGTTAAAGAACAGCTAGAGAAAGCAGGACTGAAGGCAGAAG gtAAAATTGAGGTGAAGATCTTGACAAGGAAAAATGCAGAGGAGACAGGTGATCAGTGGCTGACTGAAGAAGATACAAAGTCCTTCAGGGAGCTCCTCATAAATCTCCTG ACTGGAGGCACAGAAGAGGTTTACAAAGAGCAAAAGAGGCAGCAGGAGTTGGAGAACAACTATAGGTTTGTGTGGGGAGAGTCCCAGGAGGAGTCGCAGTCAACCAGCACCTCTGACTCGGACGACGTGGACATATGA